CTGCTGCACGGCGTCCTCGGCGACCCGGACCTCGACGAGCAGCGCGTGGAGCAGGCGCGGGAGGTGCTCACCCGGCTCGGCGCCGTCGCGGCGGTGGAGGAGCGCATCACCGACCTGACCGCCTCCGCGCTGCACGCGCTGCACGGCGCGGACCTGGCCGAACCGGCCGCGTCGCGGCTCGCCGAGCTGGCCGTCGCGGTCACCGACCGGACCCGCTGATGCGCACCACCAGCGGCCGCAGCGACCGCGTGCTGGTCGTCGGCGCCGGGCTCGCCGGCCTGGCCGCGGCGCTGCACCTGGCCGGGGCGGGGCGGCAGGTGACGGTGGTGGAGCGGGCGCCGGCGCCGGGCGGCCGCGCCGGGCTGCACCAGCTGGACGGCTACCGCATCGACACCGGCCCGACCGTGCTGACCATGCCGGAGCTGGTCGACGAGGCGCTGCAGGCGGTCGGTGCGTCGCTGGCCGACCGCCTCGACCTGGTCCCGCTGCACCCGGCGTACCAGGCGCGCTTCGCCGACGGCTCGGTGCTGGACGTGCACACCGACGCCGAGGCGATGGAGCAGGAGGTGCGCCGGTTCGCCGGGCCCGCGGAGGCGGCCGGGTACCGGCGGCTGCGCCGCTGGTTGGTCGAGGTGTACCGGGCGGAGATGCACCGGTTCATCGACGCGAACTTCGACTCCCCGCTGGACCTGCTGTCACCGGAGCTGCTCCGGCTGGCCGCGCTGGGTGGCTTCGGCCGCCTCGGCGCCGCGGTCGGCCGCTTCCTGGGCGACGAACGGCTGCGCCGGGTGTTCTCCTTCCAGGCCCTCTACGCGGGCCTCGACCCGCGGCGCGCGCTGGCGCTGTACGCGGTGATCTCCTACATGGACACCGTCGGCGGCGTGTGGTTCCCGCGCGGCGGCATGCACGCGGTGCCGCGGGCCCTCGCCGACGCCGCCGCGGACGCCGGGGTCGCGTTCCGCTACGGAACCGAGGTCACCGACCTGGAACGGCGCGGCGACCGCGTCGTCGCGGCACGCACCGCGACCGGCGAGCGGCTCCGCGCCGACGCCTTCGTGCTCACCCCGGACCTGCCGGTGGTGCACCGGTTGCTGGGACGGCGGCCCCGGCGGCGGCTGCGCTGGTCCCCCTCGGCCGTGGTGCTGCACGCGGGGACCACGCGCAGCTGGTCCGAGGCGCACCACACGATCTCCTTCGGCGCCGCCTGGGAGCAGACGTTCACCGAGATCATCCGCGACGGCGCGCTGATGAGCGACCCGTCGCTGCTGGTCACGCGGCCGACCGCGACCGACCCGACGCTCGCGCCGGCCGGCCGCGAACTGCACTACCTGCTCGCCCCGTGCCCGAACCTGGCCACCGGGCCGATCGACTGGGCGCGGGTGGGCCCGGCCTACCGCGACGAGCTGCTGCGCACCGCGGAGCGGCGCGGGTTCACCGGCCTGGAGAGCTCGATCGAGGTGCAGGAGCTGGTCACGCCCGCGGACTGGGCCGCGCAGGGGCACGCCGCGGGGACTCCGTTCTCCGCCGCGCACACCTTCCCGCAGACCGGTCCGTTCCGCCCGCGGAACCTGGTCCGCGGGCTGGGCAACGTCGTGCTGGCCGGCTCCGGGACCACCCCCGGGGTCGGCGTGCCCCCCGTGCTGGTCTCCGGCAAGCTCGCGGCGCAGCGCATCACCGGCAGGCGGTGAGCGCGCAGCCGTGCGCAGCACCGCTGCGCGCCCGCGGGCGCGTCAGAAGCCCATCGCCTGGGCGCGGCGCTTGACCTCCCGGCCCCGGTCGCCGCGCAGGGCCTCGATCGGGGTCCCCGGCAGCGAGTCGTCCGGGGTGAACAGCCAGCGGAGGATCTCGTCGTCGTGGTAGCCGGCGTCCCGGAGCAGGGTGATCGTGCCGGGCAGTCCCTTCACGACCTCGTTCCCGGCGAGGAACGGTGCGGGCACGCCGAGCACGGAGCCGCGGCGCAGCGCCAGCAGGTGTCCATCACGAATCATCTGGTGCACCCGGGTCACGGACCGACCGATCCGCTCGGCGACGGTCTCCAGCGGAACGACCTCCACATCGGGAGCGAGAACGTCCGGGGCAGCTGGGATCGCACTCACGCTGATACTTTGCCACACCGCGGGGTCGGACGCCGAGCACCCGCACGGCGGGATCCTCGTGCGCAGGACCGTCGGCGCCGCCCCGCGACGACGATCATGGACCTCCCTCGACCTGGCCTCGGCACGTCGGCCGCACCTGCCACAATCGGGGGTGGAACGGTTACCCGGCGGTTGGCGGACAATGACTTCTGAGACACGGCGCGGACGCGGCCCGAGCCTCGTCGGAGCCATGCTCGAACGCCGGTACCGGGTCGATGCACTGCTCGCCCGCGGCGGTATGTCCACCGTCTACCGGGGCCTGGACACGCGGCTGGACCGGCCGGTGGCCATCAAGGTCATGGACGAGCAGTACTCCGGTGACCGGTCGTTCGTGCAGCGCTTCGAGCGCGAGGCCCGGGCCGCGGCCAAGCTGCACCACCCCGACATCGTGGCCGTCTACGACCAGGGCGTGGACCACGGCAGCGACGGCGACCACGTCTTCCTGGTGATGCAGCTGGTCGAGGGCTGCACGCTGCGCGACCTGATCGTGGACCGCGGCGGACAGCTGCCGCTGCCGATGGCGCTGAGCGTCATCGAGCCGGTGCTGTCCGCGCTGGACGCCGCGCACCGGGCGGAGATGGTGCACCGCGACGTCAAGCCGGAGAACGTGCTGATCGGCTCCGACGGCTCGGTCAAGGTCGCCGACTTCGGGCTGGTCCGCGCGGCCGCCGAGGCCGGGACGACCAGCGGCAGCGTCATCCTCGGCACCGTCGCCTACCTCTCCCCCGAGCAGGTCACGACCGGTGCCGCCGACGCGCGCACCGACGTCTACGCGGCCGGGATCGTGCTCTACGAGATGCTCACCGGCCGACCGCCGTACGTCGGCGACACCGCGCTCTCGGTGGCCTACCGGCACGTCAACGACGACGTGCCGCCGCCGTCCGAGCTGGTCCCCGACCTGCCGCCGGCCATCGACGAGCTGGTGGTGCGCGCCACCCGGCGCGACCCCGCGCAGCGCCCGCAGAGCGCCGAGGCGTTCCTCACCGAGGTGCGGAAGGCGCGCGAGGAGCTCGGCATCTCGCTGGTCCCGGTGCCGGCCCCCGAGTCGGCCGAGCGCACCGCCCAGATCCCCGCCATCACCGACGACCCGCCGACCGCGCAGATCCCGGCCGTCCAGGACGCACCGCCCCCACCGCCGCCGGCCGCGCCGCAGCGGACCCGGGCGATGCTGCGCCCGGCCACCGGCGACGAGGACTACGCGCAGGACGCCGGGCCGGTCCCGCCCCCGCCACCGGCCCGCCCGCGCCAGCGCGGGCGGCGGACCGTCGCGATCTGGACCGCGGTCGTCCTGGCGCTCGCCGCGCTCGTGGGCGGCGGGGCGTTCTGGCTGGGCTCGGGCACCTTCGTCGAGGTCCCGAAGGTCGTGGGCCAGACGGAGGCGGCCGCGCAGCAGGCGCTCACCGCCGCCGACCTGGTCGGCAACGTCACCCGGGAGCACGACAACGTCGTGCCGGAAGGCACGGTGATCAGCTCCAACCCCGAGGAGGGCACGCAGGTCCGCAGCGGCAGCACCGTCGAGCTGGTGGTGTCGCTGGGCAAGCCCGAGGTGCCCGAGATCGCCGAGGGCACACCGCTGGCCGAGGCCGAGAGCCTCATCCGCAACGCGAAGCTGGTGCCCAAGCACGACGAGTCCGCCGACC
This region of Saccharopolyspora hordei genomic DNA includes:
- the crtI gene encoding phytoene desaturase family protein is translated as MRTTSGRSDRVLVVGAGLAGLAAALHLAGAGRQVTVVERAPAPGGRAGLHQLDGYRIDTGPTVLTMPELVDEALQAVGASLADRLDLVPLHPAYQARFADGSVLDVHTDAEAMEQEVRRFAGPAEAAGYRRLRRWLVEVYRAEMHRFIDANFDSPLDLLSPELLRLAALGGFGRLGAAVGRFLGDERLRRVFSFQALYAGLDPRRALALYAVISYMDTVGGVWFPRGGMHAVPRALADAAADAGVAFRYGTEVTDLERRGDRVVAARTATGERLRADAFVLTPDLPVVHRLLGRRPRRRLRWSPSAVVLHAGTTRSWSEAHHTISFGAAWEQTFTEIIRDGALMSDPSLLVTRPTATDPTLAPAGRELHYLLAPCPNLATGPIDWARVGPAYRDELLRTAERRGFTGLESSIEVQELVTPADWAAQGHAAGTPFSAAHTFPQTGPFRPRNLVRGLGNVVLAGSGTTPGVGVPPVLVSGKLAAQRITGRR
- a CDS encoding Rv2175c family DNA-binding protein; protein product: MSAIPAAPDVLAPDVEVVPLETVAERIGRSVTRVHQMIRDGHLLALRRGSVLGVPAPFLAGNEVVKGLPGTITLLRDAGYHDDEILRWLFTPDDSLPGTPIEALRGDRGREVKRRAQAMGF
- the pknB gene encoding Stk1 family PASTA domain-containing Ser/Thr kinase; the protein is MLERRYRVDALLARGGMSTVYRGLDTRLDRPVAIKVMDEQYSGDRSFVQRFEREARAAAKLHHPDIVAVYDQGVDHGSDGDHVFLVMQLVEGCTLRDLIVDRGGQLPLPMALSVIEPVLSALDAAHRAEMVHRDVKPENVLIGSDGSVKVADFGLVRAAAEAGTTSGSVILGTVAYLSPEQVTTGAADARTDVYAAGIVLYEMLTGRPPYVGDTALSVAYRHVNDDVPPPSELVPDLPPAIDELVVRATRRDPAQRPQSAEAFLTEVRKAREELGISLVPVPAPESAERTAQIPAITDDPPTAQIPAVQDAPPPPPPAAPQRTRAMLRPATGDEDYAQDAGPVPPPPPARPRQRGRRTVAIWTAVVLALAALVGGGAFWLGSGTFVEVPKVVGQTEAAAQQALTAADLVGNVTREHDNVVPEGTVISSNPEEGTQVRSGSTVELVVSLGKPEVPEIAEGTPLAEAESLIRNAKLVPKHDESADQYHTTVPEGRVISVDPAPGTPLNISSEVTIIVSKGPPPVPVPDVRGMSRDEAFATLAAAGFEPYELGREFSADVEADHVISTDPEPGTEVRLAGKPRVGVLLSNAVTVPNLSGVTVEQAQQQAAALGLRLNVNAIFHRQNMVVFGQYPLPGSKVRPGSEIHATAF